The genomic DNA ataataataataataataataacaataataataataacaacaacaacagaaagaGAATGGCTTCTAGCTGGCTAATTTGCATGTCTATTAGTTACGACTGAGGTTTGAAGCACCATAATAAAGAGGagaatttatttatatttatgtcATCCCTAAGctgttttaaattgtttttccaACCAATTGACTCTTAAACAAGGCCCATATAAACCTGTCTTAAGCCTTGTATAATTAACCATATTTTAAGCCTTTAAAATCGGTAGTATGGCGAACAATGGAAGGAAGTTTGCACTTGCGAACCGGAAGTGAAATTTCCCCTTGGGGACTCTTTGGCGTCATTAGCATTTTTCTTTCCATGATCAGCCACGAAATCACCATTGAAAATTTGTGCATTTTGTTATTAGCCATCTCTACAGAATGTGAGCTAAATACCCACAGCTAAATATAACATAATTATCATACATTTTCAGAAGAATGTATAGGATCGTGATAGCTAAAATATCAGATTATCAAAATCAACTTGATGCCAACTCATCAGTCATGTGCAGACAACGTGACCAACTATTTTTTATGGTTGACCTCATTTCAGAAATCTTCTGCCATATTTGGTAGTTGTCAGAAAATAGGAAGAAATGTGTGAAATTTGTGACAAATATCTCATACCTTTTACTTAATGAAAGTTTGCTGGTACATATATCCAAATTTTTAGAGTACTTATTTAATAAAATATTGACATCTTTTCAACATACTATGTGATTACCCTTCCTCCACCTCATTTTTGAATTTTCTATCTATGGGAGGAAGTTATTATGTCCTTGTTATAAGAGTCTTGTATTATGATTTACTAATGTTCACACCATGAAAACACCATTTCTCTTGCGGCATACAAATCcatttttcagacaaaaataCAACAATATACAGAAAATTCATAATTTTGAAGCTCCCAACAAGTGTCCTTTGAGGTTTGAAGTGTACTCTGTCTACTTTTTGGCCTGTTATCATATGGACTCTTTTTCCAGTTTCTGATGCTCTAATTTAGTAATTTGTTCTTTAAGAGTAGATCCATGCTAGGTCATGTTAATGAGGAGATCTAACcagttttatataataaccaaatcaatgcatgcgctctgattggtcaatcggCTACGTTTTGTTGTGtcagtaaactcatggaaaaatcacgcgtcttctgaattataggcatgataaaccactaccaacatcccgcgtggtttatcagcTTAAATAAGCTTTTCAGCTTCTTTTAGACCTCCCTGTTGgtcctttctttgttttctctcttcCTTAATCACTGTAGTTGTTGTATCTTAATAtggcaaaataaataaattaataaataaataagctatttcagagagtgctttcAAGAATCAGTATTGTCATGTAATTACAGATAAATTGATCGAGTAGGCCCTCCTGTCCTTCCTTTGGTGAGGCCAGAGCAGTCTCAAGAATGAAAGGAAATTTCACCCAGTTTGTTTTATCTAAGGCATaaaatttcttcttcttctcagGAGCCAGCACGAATGTGATCTATCTGAGAATGACGAGTGATAATGTGGTGACACTTAGCTGGCTGTTGGCACAAGACTTGCCTCAGCGACAAGCCTATATTTTCACAGAACGTCCATCAACATTCAATCACAAAGCAGCTTTTATTAATGACAAGAAATATGTTATACATGATTACTCACCCGACATGGCTAGAGACAGTAGACATTTGAAGGCCATGAGAGCTTGTCCAGTTGCTGGCAGTAATTTTCCCATCTTGGTAACCAGAGATATAAATCCCCTTATTAGAGAGGTAAGTTATCTTGTATGTTGGCAGCTGTGAAAAAAAGAGTGCAAGTCTTGATCAAGAAAAACAACCAAAGCACCTGGGATTTGGAAACTGCTGAATCTGCATATTGGAATTAAGTGTTGTGAGGGAAGGAGCAAGAGATATTTGCAATGTTCAAGACATTAAGTATTTATTAAATTCCGGAAATACAATTAAAGGTAGATCGGCATCATTGTCagaatgatttttttaatcTCTATAAAATTGTTTGGACAGGCTTCATCATGGGCCACAAGGTACATTTGAAAGTGGTGGtggtggggggggggtggggtgggggtaGGTTTTggtatgaaccatgtgaaccaTGTAAGTATGAGGGAAGGGGGAGAGGTTTTGGAGAAAACAACACTGTAGGAAAAAAATGGGGGctagtgcccccccccccccccagccccTTCCTATCCACAGCCCCTGTATATGGTTGTAACCTTCAAATGGAACAATCCAGAATCAATTACAGTACACTAACTTATTCCTATTAACTTTgtacttagagcggttttcaattgagtgtcgaaagtaattcgataattactttggtttatgattacttcacttagtgattggttcaaagttctcacgccattttttcaaccaatcagaagtgaaactaaaaccaatcgtagctcacacgtgcacattttcccgtgctttgtgtcagctacgtgtaattacttcgagttttgattggtttgcgagattgtctcagtcctttttgattggccaaagtaattactttggttttggttttacgacactcaattgaaactcgctctaaaggAGTTCCAAATGATAATTAGTTTTACTATCAAGTTATAGATCCCTTTATTGAATTCATAGCGTACGCCTTTAACGTAATATCAGTGGTCTAATCTAACCTCGCAACTGCCACCAAAAGAAATGGGCCTTTTTCAACTAGCGACCATTTTGAGTCCTGAGGAACTCAAAACTTTTTGCTTTGAGGCCCCTGAACTGGCTTCCAAACACATCAGCTAGAGCCTTTGGGGTACGAACTCTATTGTCTTTGACCGCCGGGTGACAACGGTCCAATCTTGTAgtttttaccgtaaaacattaTCTTACAGAGATAAGAAAATAATTCGAAAGGACTAACACACGTTAGTAAAACACAGAGCGGAATGTTTGTGTACTCACGTTGACGGTTGGTCGCTTCAGCATCCATTCAGCTTTTTCTCAAGTTCAGCTGTAAGCCTGTTTATGGGTTTTTACATACTACGTACTACGACACTTGTCATTGACAAAGGCTGTTTCCCAAAGGAAACTTTTAAAACAAGGCTCTTCTAATTTAAAACCATGTTAACAAAAATTTAGAAACACTCAAAATATCAAAGTAAGATGGCCACACTGTGACCACGTGTAGCCGGCTGCCAGCCATTGgaaatggcgggaaaatgtgGCGCATACGCCAATGTGTACGCCGCTGAACTGGAAATTTTGGACAAGTGGATTTTCCGTTTGGACCACGCTTTCTTTTGAATTCGTTGCTTTTAAAGGCTTTAACAGCGAAATTTGATGACCTCTAAATGAATTTTGTGACTTGCTTTGGAAAATATCCCTTTTAGAAAAATCTCTCTGAACAAAACCGTTTTATATTCACAGACAGCGTGGGCTTTTCTTGGGTGTGCAACATGTAAAAAGGTCATGTTAATAATGCTGGATTTGTTTGTTCTTGTAGCACTGGTCAAAATGGCTTCCATTCTTTCCTAAACCTGACATAAGGGTTTTCGATCAAGAAGATATCGGCGAAAAACTGCTCATTGTTAACTTCCCGTTTGAAAGTTTTCCAGCCAAAAAGCACGCTGTCCATCCCGACATTCACTACAGGCTCAGCTCCAAGACACAAATTCCTGAAATGGGCGCACCCTGCCCGCGGTACATGTCACGTGATAACTACACCCTTCCTTGTATGATAAAAGCAGCCCAAGGGAAGGCGAAACGAGGGACATTTCTTGTGAGAAATGAAGAGGAAGCTAGAAAAGCATTTGAAGAACTTAATAAACATTTCTGTGACGCAGAACCGGTAATCACGGAGGTTATAGAGAACATTTCAAAGTGTTTGATTGTCCAATTGTATTTGTTCCAAGATGGGCGCATTCATTGGTTAGGAgtaaaatgtaaaacaaatatgCCATTTGCAAAGCAGCCTGAAGGGCACGTGCCAACGCCCGACGTAAACTGGGACGAGCAGACTGAGCTAAAAGAATTGTTGCGTGACGTTGTTGCCCCCGTCACGCAATACCTTCACCAGAATGGCTATTTTGGGTTCACGGGCGTGGAAATCTTAGTCAACGGCAAAGGATCCTACGTGATAGATGTAAATCTAAAAATTTCATCCTCTACCAATTTACTTTTGATTGCACCTCACATGGCAGCGCTAGGCTTTCCCATTTCTTTCGTGACAGACATTCTCAGCACAGACATCAAGCATTTGCTGGGAGCCATAGATCATATGAATCACGAGGACAAAGGAAGAGTTATTCTTCTAGCTGACGGGGAGCTGTCAGTTGAATTTCAGCACAAGGCATGCGTCGTGTTGTTTGCAAGGAATTCTGAGGACGGTCTCAAACTTCGACAGGAACTTGCAAAAAGCTGCAAGTAGTGAAAAACTCACGAATGTTTACATCTATTCCATCCTCACTATACAAGAACTAGGGCG from Montipora foliosa isolate CH-2021 chromosome 7, ASM3666993v2, whole genome shotgun sequence includes the following:
- the LOC138010538 gene encoding uncharacterized protein — translated: MTSDNVVTLSWLLAQDLPQRQAYIFTERPSTFNHKAAFINDKKYVIHDYSPDMARDSRHLKAMRACPVAGSNFPILVTRDINPLIREHWSKWLPFFPKPDIRVFDQEDIGEKLLIVNFPFESFPAKKHAVHPDIHYRLSSKTQIPEMGAPCPRYMSRDNYTLPCMIKAAQGKAKRGTFLVRNEEEARKAFEELNKHFCDAEPVITEVIENISKCLIVQLYLFQDGRIHWLGVKCKTNMPFAKQPEGHVPTPDVNWDEQTELKELLRDVVAPVTQYLHQNGYFGFTGVEILVNGKGSYVIDVNLKISSSTNLLLIAPHMAALGFPISFVTDILSTDIKHLLGAIDHMNHEDKGRVILLADGELSVEFQHKACVVLFARNSEDGLKLRQELAKSCK